The following nucleotide sequence is from Nitratidesulfovibrio termitidis HI1.
CTCTTGGTTTGTTCGCGCGACGCCTTGAAGTTGCCGACATCCTTGGGCGAGGTTATCCAGTGCGGTGCCGGATAGGTGAGTGTTCCGCTGTAGATGACCATGGTTTGTATGATCGTAGGGACAGCTGTGTGGTTCGCATCAGTACCGTTGTCATCTTTGGCTGTGCCATGGACTGGCTGCCTCCACACTCCAGAGTCATCCTCCGCTGATTCCGAATGCGCAGAGTTGGCACAACATGTGGCGATCAACATGATCTGGACCAATACAGCACATGTCGAAATCCTATAAACTATCTTCGGAAGCATAATTGTAACTCCATTAAAATCATAAATATATTTCAATATCCACCCGGACCGCCTGCATTCCCCTGCCTTCTTTTGTTCATGGTTCGAGAGAGCCTAATCCAGAAAGTATATCTGGAGGGCTTTGATCAAGAAGGGGGGGGCGCTTTGTTTTTTTTGTGAACACAAAAGATTCACCATGCTTTTCAAGAAAATCTACACAGCGCCAGAATGACATATATCCATAATAGCCAGGAGTTGTTGCAAATGGTTCATCGTGCGTTATGACCCTCTGTATGTATAGCGATAAATTGTCATTGTATAGTGTTTTTGTAGTATAATTTGCACCTCTATGCAGTAAAAATAATGTCGCTTCAAAGTTCAGTGCGCTGGAAGTCAACATAACAAGCGGTATTTTTGATTTGTATCCTTTGTAGTCAATGCTTACGCCATGTTCAATAAAAACACCAAGTGCAGCGCTAAGCCAAGGTGCTACGGATAAGTCGACGGGTGTCTTTCCGACACTTCCAACTTTTAGATAAGCATCACCGCCTCCAAATTGGATGACATCCTGAAGATAGCCAGGGCCGATGTCGCGGGTCATTCTGACGGTCCAGTGTATGAGTGAACTGTCATTCCCGTCGTTTGATTTCCATATCTTGTTCGGATCAGCGCCCAACTGGAGCAGGTGGCGAAATCCTGCCTTGTTCGGGTGATACAGCACCCACGCAGGTACTGTGACGCCGTACGTCCCCGTAGCGTTGGGGTCCGCCCCGGCGGCAATCAGCCTGTCCATTTCCGTCGTATCACCACGTGCCGCAGCCAAGGCTAGTGCCTGTGCCTGTGGATCGTTGGGGAACATGTCACGCGCGCTCATTCGCCATAGAGGGAGCTGGTCAGGGGGTCTTGCGCTTCCACATGCAGCAAAAAATAGTACTACAACGATGCAGAGTGGTAGTTTTATTATGAAATACATGGCATGTACCTATTTCCCGAATGCCGCATTAAAGGCCTCGATTCCATGCAAGCCGCCGCCGTCGACCAAAATTCTTTCCCCTAGTGTTGTTGGTATAAATAGCTTTAGAATGTCTTGAAAATTGTTAATCATATCGCCACGGCTAATATACGCTTTAGTTATTGAATCCGCATGCGACCTTGCGCCCACAATATCTTCATAATTTTCTGATTTTATTATTTTTGAAATCGTACTGTCATTAACTCCGGATGAGTTGAACGTAATGGCGCCATCTACCAGCCCAGCTGCTGCCAATGCACTAGATATTCCACCACCAAGAGAATGTCCTGTAGCGATCAATGTCATGTTCTGGGAATGTGCATAATCTTTCAAACCCTGAATAGCCAGCGCAGCATCGGTGTGTTGCTCACCTACAAGGCCAAATAGCTCAGCCGTGTTTGTCGCCAAATCTCCTGGGTCAGTCAATTGAGAGCCCCTGATCACTACCGCCAATTGATTTTCATTAGAGTTATAAAATATAAATGTTTTTAATCCTGATTTATTGTTTTCCAATGCGGAAATGTCTATGCCTCTGCTTTGAATGTCATCAATTTGCTCTGTAGTTAGTTGCTTGAACTCTTCAGTACCAGTGCAATTGTTTTTGTATGAACACTCGCTAAGCTCAGAGAACAATGCTCCCTGCTTTTTCTGCTCTTCGGTAAGCGGGGGTGCAGCAATGGCATTGGCAAGGGCCGCAACAATAGAACTCATGGCTCCCATCACGGGGTCTTGGCCAGCAATGGCGGCAGTGGCCGCACCGGCAGCCCCGGAGAGCACGATTTCAATGGTCTTGTCCAGTTCGGCAGCGCTGATCAGACCCGTCGCATAACGGCTGAAAGCAGTGGCAACAGCGTCAAGCAATGCGGTTTCCACCCCCTGCCCGTTCACGATGGTGCCCACTGAAGCCTTTACGGCCGCAACGGTCAATATCTGACCGACCATCCCGTAATTCTTGACTGACGACGCCATGGTGTCCAGCGTTCCTGCCAGAATCATGCTCGCCAGCAAGGAGCGCGCGCCGTCCTCGGAGACGATGGACTTCAGGGTATCCTTGAAGTCACCGCCTGCTGCGGCATTGGCAAGGCCGGTCGCCACCTGGGAGCTCAAGGATACGAAACCGGCGGTCAGGGCCGTACACATGGCCAGAGTTGTTGCAGTGGCGACTTCTCCTGTCGCGACAACGATAGTCGCTGCCTCTCCAGCAGCAGTGATGCCGGGCGCCAGCCCCATCATGCTCATGCTTAACTGCGACGCCGCGCCATACGTCGCCACCGAGGCGGCAATGGCGATGACCAGCATGGCCGCCGGGCCAAGGCCGCCGTCCTTGTGGTCCCACGTGTCGTACACGGCCTGCACGGCACGCCAGTCCACGTCGTCGCGTTCCAGCAGCCCGGCCATCCATTCCAGGCCGGGAGTTTTCGCAAGTTGCCGTACGTCGGCGCGGGCATCGCCGGTATGGTGGTATTCCACCGTCACACCGTCCCCGGCGGTGATGGATATGTTTTCGCCCGATTCGATCAGGGTGTGCAGCACGGTTTCCGCGCTGGTGCCCTGGTCACGCGACGACCAGGTAAGCCAACCCATGTCCGAGGAGACGTGCCGCTCGTAGCTGAGTTCCTTGTCCGTCAACAGGGCCACACTGCCCTGTTCCGCCTTGATGTCCACGCCGCCTTCCGCCCGCAGGTGGGACGCCTTGACCGTCACGTCGCCAGTGCGGGATTCCACCAGCACGTCGCCCTTGGCGTCCAGTTCGCTGCGCACCACGTCGATCTTGCGGGTCTCATCCAGCGCCATCTTTGAAGTGAAGGTGCCTTTCTTCTGTTCGTCGTCCTGCGCGTAATGCTGGTCCGTTACGGATGTGACCAGCACGTCGTCGGCGGCAGAGACCGCCATGTTGCCGCCGGACGTGAGTTGCGAGCCGGAAATGGTAGCCGCGCCCTTGCCCGACGTGCCCGCCTCTATGGTCATGTCGCCGCCGGATTCGAGTTGCGAGGCCACATTGGTGGTGTCCTGCCGCACGGTGGTGTGCGACTTCTTTCCGCCGAACAGCCCGCCGCTCTTGCCGCTGCTGTGGTCGTAATAATCCACGGTGTCGGAGGCGGCAGTGACGGAAACACCGCCCCCGGCCTTCACACTCAGGTCATCCCCGGCCTTCATCTTGCTGCCGTGCACGGTAACGCTGCCGCCCGCGTCCACGGTCAGGCTGCCGCCCGCCGTTATGCTGGCCCCGTGGTTGGTGGTCACGTCCGTGTGCGACTTGGAACCCTTGCCGGTGGTCTTGGCGTGGGTTTCCAGCGCCTGCGTGGACACGATGACAGAGTTCCCCGCCGCAAGCTGTGCATCGCCCCCGGCGGTCATGTCGGAGCCGAACACGCCGATGTTCTTCCCGGCCACCACGGTCAGGTCGCCGTCGGCGGTGATGGCGCCCTGCTTGCCGATGTGGGTGGCGGTGACGGTGGGCGAGGTGAAGGTGACGGTGTCCGACGCGGAGATCACGTCGTTGACGGCGGTAAGCGACACCGTGTCGCCATGCACCGTGCCGCCCGCGTTCAGGATGGAGTCCGTGGCGGCCAGGGTCACGTCCTGCCCGGACATGGTCCCGCGCGTATTGAAAATGGTGTCGGCGGTGATGGTCAGGCCGTTGTCGGCCACCAGCACCCCGGCGTTCTGCACGTCGCCGGTGGCGGTGACAGTCACGTCCTTGCCCGCGATCACAGTGCCGCCCGTCGCGATGCGGTCAAGGCTGGAACTGCCCAGGTACACCACGGGCACCAGCACGTCCTCGCCGTTGACCTGCCGCGTTTCCATCCACACGATGTCGCGGTCCAGCGCGGCAATCTGCTCTGCGGTTAGGGCGACGCCGATGCTCAGGTTCAGGTCTTCCCGGACGGCGAGGGCGTTGTCCATCAGCGCGCGCACCTGGTCGGTGTCGCTGGTGACGGAGGAACTGAGGAACCGGCGGCCCGTCAGGTCCAGCACCTGTTCGCGGATCAGGCGGTTTTCGTACCACGCATCGCCCAGCCGTTTGCGGGCCAGGTCCGTGGCGTCCAGCCCTATCTGGCCCATCAGGTAGTCGGAGCCGAGAAAGGCGTTCAGGTCGGTGAAGGCGGGGTTGGTCTCGATCTGATACGGGTGCGTCGGGTCCAGGTTGGTCACGAACGTGCCGCGCGCGGGCAGCGCGTCGATGACCGCCGTGATGTCGTCCACCGTGCGCGGCAGGGTCGAAGGGTCCGGGTCCTTGAAGATGCCGTTGCGCTCGACGATGCCGTTGGTGGCGTGCGCCACGTTGATGGACACCGCGCCGCCCGC
It contains:
- a CDS encoding filamentous hemagglutinin N-terminal domain-containing protein gives rise to the protein MYERFRKLLCSVLVVLLVCPPAMAEGIRPAPDAPAANRPGMDAAKNGVPVVNIVRPNGGGVSHNMFHDFNVEPKGVIINNSNQPGVSQLGGVLANNPNFTDGRKASLILNEVTSSNRSLIEGYTEVFGGGQYIFANPNGVTINGGGFIGTPKATVTTGVPRVTGGNVQLDVSRGDVLVDGAGINVTNLDAFEIVSRTARINAEIQANRLDIIAGKGTYDPATGTVTPAAPDAAPAPSVAIDSTALGGMYAGRINLVGTEQGVGVNMQGITQATDNLTLTAQGRIEIRGTASSGNTLSMASGGDSVAVSGTVSATNAANLSAHGTVLVDKTAPADAALIRADAITISGGKLDNRNLVAADSRMDVATDALSNAGALQSGKSAQLQVSGAVTNDGSILGGEELVISSGSVDNTGTIHATGAGQIRSTGTVSNDGSILANDDLTIEAAGVTNTGTLHAGKTAQLQVSGAVTNDGAVLSNGDMAVAAASVTNTGTFHSAGTGLFRVSGTLRNAGSILARNDMTFEGATAGSRMAALLNESAYIESLDGSLTFRADTFRNDNTQFQLVEGAEYVSYQEGMWWQHGDDNDNCWGYFEFITGKAPDNKVKNSGYLTVAQAAMVASVGLDPSRNVFSRGELLAAVAATRAKLVADPDYLTPGQIAEVAEVEGIASQGYAFFVKQAPANTNGVIFTATTTRDTYTGKDAGARMLAYGGITIDGGDVTNNVSVISSATGDITITADTFENVGRDIYERSSVLWGRAKFNNHSSPRYVNQGSDTELVLTAFDHAYGTLDAGGAVSINVAHATNGIVERNGIFKDPDPSTLPRTVDDITAVIDALPARGTFVTNLDPTHPYQIETNPAFTDLNAFLGSDYLMGQIGLDATDLARKRLGDAWYENRLIREQVLDLTGRRFLSSSVTSDTDQVRALMDNALAVREDLNLSIGVALTAEQIAALDRDIVWMETRQVNGEDVLVPVVYLGSSSLDRIATGGTVIAGKDVTVTATGDVQNAGVLVADNGLTITADTIFNTRGTMSGQDVTLAATDSILNAGGTVHGDTVSLTAVNDVISASDTVTFTSPTVTATHIGKQGAITADGDLTVVAGKNIGVFGSDMTAGGDAQLAAGNSVIVSTQALETHAKTTGKGSKSHTDVTTNHGASITAGGSLTVDAGGSVTVHGSKMKAGDDLSVKAGGGVSVTAASDTVDYYDHSSGKSGGLFGGKKSHTTVRQDTTNVASQLESGGDMTIEAGTSGKGAATISGSQLTSGGNMAVSAADDVLVTSVTDQHYAQDDEQKKGTFTSKMALDETRKIDVVRSELDAKGDVLVESRTGDVTVKASHLRAEGGVDIKAEQGSVALLTDKELSYERHVSSDMGWLTWSSRDQGTSAETVLHTLIESGENISITAGDGVTVEYHHTGDARADVRQLAKTPGLEWMAGLLERDDVDWRAVQAVYDTWDHKDGGLGPAAMLVIAIAASVATYGAASQLSMSMMGLAPGITAAGEAATIVVATGEVATATTLAMCTALTAGFVSLSSQVATGLANAAAGGDFKDTLKSIVSEDGARSLLASMILAGTLDTMASSVKNYGMVGQILTVAAVKASVGTIVNGQGVETALLDAVATAFSRYATGLISAAELDKTIEIVLSGAAGAATAAIAGQDPVMGAMSSIVAALANAIAAPPLTEEQKKQGALFSELSECSYKNNCTGTEEFKQLTTEQIDDIQSRGIDISALENNKSGLKTFIFYNSNENQLAVVIRGSQLTDPGDLATNTAELFGLVGEQHTDAALAIQGLKDYAHSQNMTLIATGHSLGGGISSALAAAGLVDGAITFNSSGVNDSTISKIIKSENYEDIVGARSHADSITKAYISRGDMINNFQDILKLFIPTTLGERILVDGGGLHGIEAFNAAFGK